AAAGCAAATGAATTGGGTATTCAAGTCATTGATGAAGATGAGCTTATTCGTTTGCTAGGTTCTTGATTTTCTACTATAGTTTTTGAGTGTCATCATCTGAAAATAGGTGATGACATGACCTATATCAACTTATAGGTTAACAGTCAGTATTTCCGCTTAAAGTGTGATCGGCATTAGCTTTCTACAAAATACAATGTATCCATTTTCATGCTAATGTGACGGTTGTCGCATTTAAATGTCGCCTATTACATAGAATATACACATAAACCGCTTTGTTTAAATTTGTTGGAGTCGCATATGACCTCGATCCTGCATTTTGTTTTATCTCTTGTTGTAATTGGCGCTCTTGCGACATTAGCAAGTAGTAACCGTAAGGCAATCCGACTACGTTATGTTGTACAATTACTGGTTATTCAAGTTGCATTAGCTTATTTCTTCTTGCACTCTGATGTAGGTTCTTCGTTTGTATTAGGCGTCGCAGGTGTCTTTGAACACTTATTAGGATATGCAGCTGAAGGGACTAAATTTATCTTTGGTGGCATGATCGAAGGCCATTTAGCGTTCTTCTTCTTGCAAGTTCTTTGTCCTATCATCTTTATTTCAGCACTGATCGGTATTTTACAGCATATCAAAGTGTTACCTATTGTGATCCGCATCATTGGTACCGTGCTATCTAAAGTGAATGGCATGGGAAAATTGGAGTCATTTAACGCGGTTAGTTCATTATTACTCGGACAGTCTGAAAACTTTATTGCTTATAAAGACCAACTAGGCAAAATGTCAGAACGCAGAATGTACACCATGGCGGCGACTGCAATGTCGACAGTTTCAATGTCAATTGTGGGTGCTTACATGACAATGTTAGAACCTCGCTATGTAGTTGCAGCGTTGGTGCTGAACATGTTTGGTACTTTCGTTGTACTTTCACTGATTAA
This portion of the Providencia manganoxydans genome encodes:
- a CDS encoding NupC/NupG family nucleoside CNT transporter codes for the protein MTSILHFVLSLVVIGALATLASSNRKAIRLRYVVQLLVIQVALAYFFLHSDVGSSFVLGVAGVFEHLLGYAAEGTKFIFGGMIEGHLAFFFLQVLCPIIFISALIGILQHIKVLPIVIRIIGTVLSKVNGMGKLESFNAVSSLLLGQSENFIAYKDQLGKMSERRMYTMAATAMSTVSMSIVGAYMTMLEPRYVVAALVLNMFGTFVVLSLINPYPPEAEEELQMSNIHEGQSFFEMLGEYILAGFKVAIIVSAMLIGFIALIAMVNGICVALFDIKFQTMLGYVFYPFAWILGIPADEALQVGGIMAVKMVTNEFVAMGDLQAAAAALSPRSVGILSVFLVSFANFSSIGIVAGAIKGLNEKQGNTVARFGLKLLFGSTLVSFLSAAVVGLIL